A single Oryza brachyantha chromosome 8, ObraRS2, whole genome shotgun sequence DNA region contains:
- the LOC102716525 gene encoding probable RNA methyltransferase At5g51130 has protein sequence MPTATAPDDAAPPQSAGKGGKWEAKSKQSNWRGEGRGGGGGGGGGDGGRGPKRKRKEVFIYGNYRNYYGYRIDRNVGEDPRLKIFKREWFKSKDCLDIGCNQGLVTIGLAVKFKCQSILGVDIDSGLIETANWNLRRMSRLDNVAVENTMVHKPADSPSERCPEKVEPETSNGHISNCHHHDIFKVVSFRRENFVESMSKSSEQYDTIICLSVTKWIHLNWGDDGIITLFVKIWSLLRPGGVFIMEPQPWTSYRRNRLVSEVAKENFNTILIHPDKFREILLDKIGFKSVEVVTDKLVGAVTGFDRPIEVYHK, from the exons ATgcccaccgccaccgcgccggacgacgcggcgccgccgcagtccGCGGGGAAGGGTGGGAAATGGGAGGCGAAGAGCAAACAAAGCAACTGGCggggggaagggagaggaggaggaggaggtggcggcggcggtgatggagGTCGGGGGCCGAAGCGGAAGAGGAAGGAGGTGTTCATCTACGGAAACTACAGGAATTACTACGGCTACCGA ATCGACCGTAATGTTGGTGAAGATCCTCGTCTTAAGATATTCAAGAGAGAGTGGTTCAAAAGCAAGGATTGTCTTGATATTGGGTGCAACCAGGGTTTGGTAACGATTGGTCTAG CGGTGAAATTTAAATGCCAAAGCATTCTTGGAGTTGATATTGACTCAG GTTTGATTGAAACTGCTAATTGGAATTTAAGAAGGATGTCTCGACTGGATAATGTGGCTGTAGAAAACACCATGGTTCATAAGCCAGCAGATTCACCATCTGAAAGATGTCCCGAAAAGGTGGAACCTGAGACATCAAATGGGCATATTTCTAATTGCCATCATCATGATATTTTCAAAGTTGTTTCTTTTCGACGTGAGAATTTCGTAGAGAGCATGAGTAAAAGTTCAGAACAGTATGATACGATCATCTG TTTGAGTGTTACCAAATGGATCCACCTTAACTGGGGTGACGATGGCATAATTACTCTATTTGTGAAGATCTGGAGTCTTCTAAGACCG GGAGGTGTTTTTATTATGGAGCCTCAACCTTGGACCTCATATAGGAGAAATAGATTGGTTTCAGAG GTGGCCAAAGAGAACTTCAATACCATCCTAATACATCCAGATAAATTCCGAGAGATACTTCTAGATAAG ATTGGATTCAAGTCGGTGGAGGTGGTTACAGACAAACTGGTGGGCGCTGTTACTGGTTTTGACCGTCCAATCGAAGTTTATCACAAGTGA
- the LOC102707991 gene encoding serine/threonine-protein kinase Nek5-like, translating into MASLVPGVLLKLLQHMNSDVKVAGEHRSSLLQVVSIVPALAGSDLFTNQGFYLKVSDSSHATYVSLPEEQHDLILSDTIQLGQFIHVDRLEAATPVPILRGVRPVPGRHACVGNPEDLVVTNSTFLGSKKAQQSINGSKDSSTLSLEKEQSKLEKLKPLVKNNGTEIKKPQLTKSNSSLSKQALNSIIDKKEVVSSKAKPTNARSTPSSPTSVYSLPASFERFSNDIKQRTKTKGADKSSPSRLSLLEKAASVLKATTAGRKSSAGNLLSSTVLSIESGPKALRRSWEGKADAKNKGNSDSKAAKADKKSENRSTSTPRRKPLTEEKPLHKDDSKIQTPPRKSSASAPSDDSDKIVNKPSSPMRRTSGVLSNPNITNLVKIASSNKRLTDSSTSWTALPPSLAKLGKELLKYRDAAQMAAVEAIQEASAAENLLRCLSSYAEVSSTAEEQNPQPAVEQFLALHAAMSRATVVADSLTKAAATSTATSPDRSTVSEAAAVDEESLAVAAERRRRAASWVGAGLATDLSAFSLYNLKPHPASVASPLAVVLVDESVKPAAAKASPPVKSRLSPAKAKGRVGPVSAAVAAPQPPPEWERGGGAEERGELARRLGEEARGWFLAFVERFLDADVAAAAPWDRDRAARMLPQLKRVNDWLSEIAKPTEPPPPSDADSDETCGAPAVANGVGSTVPEETIERLRKKIYEYLLTNVDSAASVLGGAGEVAPAANGKRV; encoded by the exons ATGGCTTCGCTAGTACCTGGGGTCCTTCTCAAGCTCCTTCAGCACATGAACAGCGATGTTAAAGTTGCTGGCGAGCACCGTTCATCCCTTCTTCAGGTGGTCAGCATTGTTCCAGCGCTTGCCGGGAGTGATCTTTTCACCAACCAGGGCTTCTATCTCAAGGTGTCTGATTCATCGCATGCAACATATGTTTCCTTACCAGAGGAGCAGCATGATCTCATATTGAGCGACACAATTCAGTTGGGACAGTTCATCCATGTAGACCGTCTTGAGGCAGCCACTCCGGTGCCAATCTTAAGGGGAGTCAGGCCAGTTCCAGGTCGGCACGCTTGTGTTGGAAATCCAGAGGATCTTGTGGTGACTAACTCCACTTTTCTTGGAAGCAAGAAGGCGCAGCAATCCATCAATGGATCAAAGGATTCCAGTACTTTATCACTAGAAAAAGAGCAGAGCAAATTGGAGAAACTTAAACCTTTAGTAAAGAACAATGGGACAGAAATCAAGAAACCGCAGCTGACCAAATCAAACTCCTCTCTGTCAAAACAAGCATTGAATAGCATTATAGACAAGAAGGAAGTAGTCAGCTCAAAGGCAAAGCCCACCAATGCTAGGTCGACACCTTCTTCTCCGACCAGTGTTTATTCTCTACCGGCATCATTTGAGAGATTCTCAAATGACATAAAGCAgagaacaaaaacaaaaggagcaGACAAGTCATCACCTTCTAGGCTATCCTTGTTAGAGAAAGCTGCTTCTGTTTTGAAGGCTACAACAGCAGGGAGGAAGTCCTCTGCTGGTAACTTGCTTAGTAGCACCGTGTTAAGTATTGAATCTGGACCAAAGGCCCTGAGAAGAAGCTGGGAAGGGAAAGCGGATGCAAAGAACAAAGGGAATTCAGATTCAAAGGCAGCCAAAGCTGACAAAAAGTCTGAGAACAGAAGCACATCG ACTCCAAGACGCAAACCACTGACAGAAGAGAAGCCGTTGCATAAGGATGACAGTAAGATTCAGACTCCTCCAAGGAAGAGCTCAGCAAGTGCTCCTTCAGATGATTCTGATAAAATAGTGAATAAGCCTTCTTCTCCAATGAGGAGGACATCTGGAGTTTTAAGCAACCCGAATATTACAAATCTAGTGAAGATTGCTTCAAGCAACAAAAGGTTGACAGATTCTAGCACTTCATGGACAGCGCTTCCGCCTTCACTTGCTAAGTTAGGGAAG GAGCTTCTTAAGTACAGGGATGCAGCACAAATGGCTGCTGTTGAAGCTATACAGGAAGCTTCTGCTGCAGAAAACTTGCTCCGATGTTTAAG CTCGTACGCGGAGGTGAGCtcgacggcggaggagcagAACCCGCAGCCGGCGGTGGAGCAGTTCCTGGCTCTGCATGCAGCTATGTCCCGCGCCACCGTCGTGGCCGACTCGCTGACCAAGGCTGCAGCGACCTCTACGGCGACATCACCGGACCGATCAACAGTCAGTGAAGCCGCAGCCGTCGATGAGGAGTCCCTTGCCGTCGcggcggagcgccgccgccgggcagcCTCCTGGGTGGGCGCGGGGCTCGCCACCGATCTCTCCGCCTTCTCCCTCTACAATCTCAAGCCGCACCCCGCCAGCGTCGCCTCCCCGCTGGCCGTCGTGCTCGTCGACGAGTCGGTGAAACCGGCGGCAGCGAaagcctcgccgccggtgaagTCGCGGCTGTCTCCGGCCAAGGCCAAGGGGAGGGTTGGGCCCGTCTctgcggccgtggcggcgccgcAGCCTCCGCCGGAgtgggagaggggaggcggcgccgaggagaggggcgagctggcgaggcggctcggggaggaggcgAGAGGGTGGTTCCTGGCGTTCGTCGAGCGGTTCCTCGACGCcgacgtggccgccgccgcgccgtgggACCGCGACCGGGCGGCCAGGATGCTCCCGCAGCTGAAGCGCGTCAACGACTGGCTCAGCGAGATAGCGAAGCCcacggagccgccgccgccatccgaCGCGGACAGTGACGAGACCTGCGGCGCACCTGCCGTTGCGAACGGCGTTGGCAGCACCGTGCCGGAGGAGACGATAGAGCGGCTGAGGAAGAAGATCTACGAGTACCTCCTCACCAACGTCGACTCGGCCGCCTCCGTgctgggcggcgccggcgaggtggcaCCGGCAGCGAACGGCAAGAGAGTCTAA
- the LOC102717090 gene encoding peptidyl-prolyl cis-trans isomerase FKBP16-3, chloroplastic, whose amino-acid sequence MAAAASSSAAASPFLLTSVHRPFASSKAWPFRNGSAFRSSSRALSSAARPCCCCRCSCEGSGEAGGDGAGVLCSSSTRRSFLGVAVGASALGLGLAALDNAVAAGLPPEEKPKLCDADCENELGNVPMVTTESGLQYKDIRVGEGPSPPIGFQVAANYVAMVPNGQIFDSSLEKGQPYIFRVGSGQVIQGLDEGILSMKVGGLRRLYIPGPLAFPKGLTSAPGRPRVPPSSPVVFDVNLLYIPGLDDE is encoded by the exons ATGGCTGCAgccgcttcctcctccgccgccgcgtcgccgttcCTCCTCACCTCGGTCCACCGCCCGTTCGCTTCCTCAAAAGCGTGGCCTTTTCGGAACGGCAGCGCGTTCAGGAGCAGTAGCAGGGCGCTGAGTTCAGCGGCACggccttgctgctgctgccgctgcagcTGCGAGGGGTCCGGTGAGGCGGGAGGGGATGGCGCCGGCGTGCTCTGTTCCAGCTCCACCCGGAGGAGCTTTCTTGGAGTCGCGGTGGGGGCGTCGGCCCTCGGGCTCGGCCTGGCCGCGCTCGATaatgccgtcgccgccggtctgCCTCCCGAGGAGAAGCCCAAGCTCTGCGACGCCGACTGCGAGAATGAACTGGGAAAT GTGCCCATGGTAACTACAGAATCTGGTCTTCAGTACAAGGATATCAGAGTGGGTGAAGGCCCAAGTCCACCCATTGGTTTCCAG GTTGCTGCAAACTATGTTGCCATGGTACCCAATGGACAGATATTCGACAG TTCTCTAGAAAAGGGTCAGCCCTACATATTTCGTGTTGGCTCAGGacag GTGATACAGGGACTTGATGAAGGGATATTGTCGATGAAGGTTGGAGGACTACGCCGATTATACATACCTGGCCCG TTAGCATTTCCGAAGGGCCTTACTTCAGCTCCTGGAAGGCCAAGAGTGCCTCCAAGCAGCCCAGTTGTTTTCGACGTCAACCTATTGTACATTCCAGGTCTTGATGATGAGTGA